The following are encoded in a window of Cydia splendana chromosome 6, ilCydSple1.2, whole genome shotgun sequence genomic DNA:
- the LOC134791849 gene encoding uncharacterized protein LOC134791849 codes for MSETKLKLQIVLIVLSIVWKGLHAVDDSLLFSVTRPPRYFGILQDHRGQPLSVEVSEEYMDQDYIATNRKRHKMNWNKNPMDIEDFDDDDTEEIFDDKDKDVKVPNLQAGPV; via the exons ATGAGTGAAACAAAGTTAAAGTTACAAATTGTCTTAATAGTTTTAAGTATAGTTTGGAAAGGTCTTCATGCGGTAGATgact CGCTGCTGTTCAGCGTGACCCGTCCACCACGTTACTTCGGCATTCTGCAAGATCACCGCGGGCAACCGCTCTCCGTTGAAGTCTCCGAGGAGTACATGGACCAGGACTACATAGCCACTAACAG gaaGAGGCATAAGATGAATTGGAACAA GAACCCCATGGACATCGAAGATTTCGATGACGATGACACAGAAGAAATCTTCGATGACAAGGATAAAGATGTCAAAGTGCCCAACTTGCAGGCTGGTCCAGTGTAG